The following are from one region of the Sandaracinus amylolyticus genome:
- a CDS encoding fatty acid desaturase family protein, with amino-acid sequence MLRYKADRRTIGFVATYFALVALPFAVDLPWWAAVPLVVALCLLSFFCAVATHNTVHTPVFKKRSLNRLFQVALSLTYGHPVSMFVPGHNLSHHKYLQTPKDRMRTEKLRFRWNLLNQLFFMFVIGGAIFKDNAEYVALMKAKRSPWYRQFLLEAGVYVAFLVGTLALSIWMDGFPWRFLVFVVLPHQYAAWGIMGVNFVQHDGCDVGHPYNHSRNFTSKIENWFTFNNGYHGIHHEHPALHWSLAPEAHAKEYAPHIDPRLDQPSILLYAWRMYVWPGKRVRYDGAPVVLGPVVPDEPWVKAAVKQDDGSTELAGDGEPEYGAVA; translated from the coding sequence ATGCTTCGTTACAAGGCCGACAGGCGCACCATCGGGTTCGTCGCGACGTACTTCGCGCTCGTCGCGCTCCCCTTCGCCGTCGATCTCCCGTGGTGGGCCGCGGTGCCGCTCGTCGTGGCGCTCTGCCTGCTCTCGTTCTTCTGCGCGGTCGCGACGCACAACACCGTGCACACGCCGGTGTTCAAGAAGCGCTCGCTGAACCGCCTGTTCCAGGTGGCGCTCTCGCTGACGTACGGGCACCCGGTCTCGATGTTCGTGCCCGGGCACAACCTCAGCCACCACAAGTACCTTCAGACCCCGAAGGACCGGATGCGCACCGAGAAGCTGCGCTTCCGCTGGAACCTGCTGAATCAGCTCTTCTTCATGTTCGTGATCGGCGGCGCGATCTTCAAGGACAACGCCGAGTACGTCGCGCTCATGAAGGCGAAGCGCTCGCCCTGGTACCGCCAGTTCCTCCTCGAGGCCGGCGTGTACGTCGCGTTCCTCGTGGGCACGCTCGCGCTCTCGATCTGGATGGATGGCTTCCCCTGGCGCTTCCTGGTGTTCGTGGTGCTCCCGCACCAGTACGCCGCGTGGGGGATCATGGGCGTGAACTTCGTGCAGCACGACGGCTGCGACGTGGGGCACCCCTACAACCACAGCCGCAACTTCACGAGCAAGATCGAGAACTGGTTCACGTTCAACAACGGCTATCACGGGATCCACCACGAGCACCCCGCGCTGCACTGGTCGCTCGCGCCCGAGGCGCACGCGAAGGAGTACGCGCCGCACATCGATCCCCGCCTCGATCAGCCGTCGATCCTGCTCTACGCGTGGCGCATGTACGTCTGGCCGGGCAAGCGCGTGCGCTACGACGGCGCGCCGGTGGTGCTCGGTCCCGTGGTGCCCGACGAGCCGTGGGTGAAGGCCGCAGTGAAGCAGGACGACGGCTCGACCGAGCTCGCCGGAGACGGCGAGCCCGAGTACGGCGCGGTCGCCTGA
- a CDS encoding NADP-dependent oxidoreductase, whose protein sequence is MRAIRIHRFGGIDAMALEDVPIPTPGEGEVLVRVAAAGVGPWDVLVRTGQSVLGQELPLTPGSDISGVVERVGPGVEGLAPGDEVYGVTNGQFTGGYAEHAIARASMLAPKPARLGHVEAVAVPVVAVTAWQMLFDHAHIERGQRVLVHGGAGSVGSFTVQLAARAGAHVIATASARDHEWVKRLGAREVIDPRTTRFEDAARDVAVVIDTVGGETLARSLEMVAPGGIVVSAVTQPDPARAAARGVRGVYFIVKVNRETLSELAGMIDRGELEVRVGEVLPLADARTAHEMLAGKPHHPGKIVLTTAPASPA, encoded by the coding sequence ATGCGAGCCATCCGCATCCATCGATTCGGCGGCATCGACGCGATGGCGCTCGAGGACGTGCCGATCCCGACGCCCGGCGAGGGCGAGGTCCTGGTGCGCGTCGCCGCGGCCGGCGTCGGCCCGTGGGACGTATTGGTACGCACCGGCCAGAGCGTGCTCGGGCAGGAGCTGCCGCTCACGCCGGGCTCGGACATCTCGGGCGTGGTCGAGCGGGTGGGGCCGGGCGTGGAGGGGCTCGCGCCGGGCGACGAGGTCTACGGCGTGACCAACGGCCAGTTCACCGGTGGTTACGCGGAGCACGCGATCGCGCGCGCCTCGATGCTCGCGCCCAAGCCGGCGCGGCTCGGCCACGTCGAGGCCGTGGCGGTGCCGGTGGTCGCGGTGACCGCGTGGCAGATGCTCTTCGACCACGCGCACATCGAGCGCGGACAGCGCGTGCTGGTGCACGGCGGTGCGGGCAGCGTCGGCAGCTTCACCGTGCAGCTCGCGGCGCGCGCCGGCGCCCACGTGATCGCGACGGCATCGGCGCGGGATCACGAGTGGGTGAAGCGGCTCGGCGCGCGCGAGGTGATCGATCCGAGGACGACGCGCTTCGAGGACGCAGCGCGCGACGTGGCGGTGGTGATCGACACCGTCGGCGGCGAGACGCTGGCGCGCTCGCTCGAGATGGTCGCGCCCGGCGGCATCGTGGTCTCCGCGGTGACCCAGCCCGACCCCGCGCGCGCGGCCGCGCGCGGCGTGCGCGGCGTGTACTTCATCGTGAAGGTGAACCGCGAGACGCTCTCGGAGCTCGCCGGGATGATCGATCGCGGCGAGCTCGAGGTGAGGGTCGGCGAGGTGCTCCCGCTCGCCGACGCGCGGACCGCCCACGAGATGCTCGCGGGCAAGCCGCATCACCCCGGGAAGATCGTGCTCACCACTGCGCCGGCTTCACCCGCGTAG
- the recD gene encoding exodeoxyribonuclease V subunit alpha, whose translation MTRPPLTPLGAARHAIGAAPAGDLPAFPEDLAALARNADLGEERVHVAWELVRAVPQLAAEDQRALVVLLVLLFEAIAQGSTRLPISPSDRAVLRARAAALGLSRADLKRAESCADTILVGLGGKSTDTRGQLSMLFAAPAGARSPYEPLVGEPGAYRPVIVESGALVPQRLSATEMRLASRLLDRSPPSAHPDAIATALRAVLASPVVGKRGPIVLTSEQTAAVHAALSEPVAVISGGPGTGKTSIVVSMLRALARLEAPDVAARHVALAAPTGKAADRLASSIRDALAACRDPIDLALRDALSEARTIHRLLGWSPTEEKFRHDEDSPLAERVVIVDEASMIDLALMERLVAALRPEARLVLLGDADQLPSVEPGAVLSDLVGSGGASTITITRLTQSHRMDPRDPAGSHILGIAQAVNAGTAPRAEEGPLAKGVIRRVRAPSDAGDGVSILSPRDAGAREALLSWWYRERVVGSVDRTFVIDAPHDHAPLESLFDRLDASRLLCVTRGRATGADAINAWMGARLARERRLPVGPLLLVGEPVMVVRNDYDRGLFNGDQGLVLWVAERAGASARPSLVVRRGERFVAFPLETVRPLLERAYATTVHKAQGSEHDAVALIVPDEDVPRLLTREIVYTAITRARRSVLLVGSADLLARAIARPTARTTGLGAKLRSRSA comes from the coding sequence GTGACGCGTCCGCCGCTCACCCCGCTCGGCGCGGCGCGCCACGCGATCGGCGCCGCGCCCGCCGGGGATCTCCCCGCGTTCCCCGAAGATCTCGCCGCGCTCGCGCGCAACGCCGATCTCGGCGAAGAACGTGTGCACGTCGCGTGGGAGCTGGTGCGCGCGGTGCCCCAGCTCGCGGCCGAAGATCAGCGCGCGCTCGTGGTGCTGCTCGTCCTGCTCTTCGAGGCGATCGCCCAGGGCTCGACGCGCCTGCCGATCTCGCCGAGCGATCGTGCGGTGCTGCGGGCACGGGCCGCCGCGCTCGGTCTCTCGCGCGCCGATCTCAAGCGCGCCGAGTCGTGCGCCGACACGATCCTGGTCGGGCTCGGCGGCAAGTCGACCGACACGCGCGGTCAGCTCTCGATGCTGTTCGCAGCGCCGGCCGGCGCGCGCTCGCCGTACGAGCCGCTGGTCGGTGAGCCCGGCGCGTATCGACCGGTGATCGTCGAGTCGGGCGCGCTGGTGCCGCAGCGTCTGAGCGCGACCGAGATGCGCCTCGCGTCGCGCCTGCTCGATCGTTCGCCCCCGAGCGCGCACCCCGATGCGATCGCGACCGCGCTGCGGGCCGTGCTCGCGAGCCCGGTGGTCGGCAAGCGCGGTCCGATCGTGCTCACGAGCGAGCAGACCGCCGCGGTGCACGCCGCGCTCTCCGAGCCGGTCGCGGTGATCTCCGGTGGCCCCGGCACCGGCAAGACGTCGATCGTCGTCTCGATGCTGCGCGCGCTCGCGCGGCTCGAGGCGCCCGACGTCGCGGCGCGCCACGTCGCGCTCGCCGCGCCCACCGGCAAGGCCGCGGATCGCCTCGCGTCGTCGATCCGCGACGCGCTCGCAGCGTGTCGCGATCCGATCGACCTCGCGCTGCGCGACGCGCTCTCCGAGGCGCGCACGATCCATCGACTGCTCGGCTGGTCGCCCACCGAGGAGAAGTTCCGCCACGACGAGGACAGCCCGCTCGCCGAGCGCGTCGTGATCGTCGACGAAGCGTCGATGATCGATCTCGCGCTGATGGAGCGCCTCGTCGCCGCGCTGCGCCCCGAGGCGCGCCTCGTGCTGTTGGGCGACGCGGATCAGCTTCCCTCGGTCGAGCCCGGCGCCGTGCTCAGCGATCTCGTGGGCAGCGGCGGCGCGAGCACGATCACGATCACTCGGCTCACCCAGAGCCACCGCATGGACCCCCGCGATCCCGCGGGCTCGCACATCCTCGGCATCGCGCAGGCGGTGAACGCGGGCACCGCGCCGCGCGCCGAAGAAGGCCCGCTCGCGAAGGGCGTGATCCGCCGGGTGCGCGCGCCGAGCGATGCCGGCGACGGAGTCTCGATCCTCTCGCCGCGCGATGCCGGGGCGCGCGAGGCGCTGCTCTCGTGGTGGTACCGCGAGCGTGTGGTGGGCTCGGTCGATCGCACCTTCGTGATCGACGCGCCCCACGATCACGCGCCGCTCGAGTCGCTCTTCGATCGCCTCGACGCATCGCGGCTGCTCTGCGTCACCCGCGGCCGCGCCACTGGTGCCGACGCGATCAACGCGTGGATGGGCGCGCGCCTCGCCCGCGAGCGACGCCTGCCCGTCGGTCCGCTGCTGCTCGTCGGCGAGCCGGTGATGGTCGTGCGCAACGACTACGATCGCGGCCTCTTCAACGGCGATCAGGGTCTCGTGCTGTGGGTCGCGGAGCGCGCCGGCGCGAGCGCGCGACCTTCGCTCGTGGTGCGACGCGGTGAGCGTTTCGTCGCGTTCCCGCTCGAGACGGTGCGCCCGCTGCTCGAGCGCGCCTATGCGACCACGGTGCACAAGGCGCAGGGCTCGGAGCACGACGCGGTCGCGCTCATCGTGCCCGACGAAGACGTGCCGCGCCTGCTCACGCGCGAGATCGTCTACACCGCGATCACACGCGCCCGTCGCTCGGTGCTGCTCGTCGGATCGGCCGATCTCCTCGCACGCGCGATCGCGCGCCCGACTGCCCGAACGACCGGTCTCGGTGCGAAGCTTCGTTCGCGCAGTGCGTGA
- a CDS encoding SPFH domain-containing protein, whose product MIRGAWLALVLVVLAGCNSTVPPGHVGVAANWGRVEPWTYPEGFHFISPFTDVSALSIQNQTYQMGESGEATTPHDSDVDALTRDQLSVSLGVSVQFHLNAGAAVPVYRLLGEQYATSVIHPIVRTAVRDAAAGFTAIELVDDRTTFQTRMEALVHGGIRSLLRSRGIREDAILIDNVLLLNIDLPDTLDEAIADVQRQRQATAQRQQALMTAEAEAARLRTEAEGQAAAQLIRARAEAEANRTIAQSLTPPVLRLREIEATRALLENPGSRVMVVPAGQPISLLTGVPNE is encoded by the coding sequence ATGATCCGTGGAGCGTGGCTCGCGCTCGTTCTCGTGGTGCTCGCAGGGTGCAACTCGACGGTCCCGCCGGGGCACGTCGGCGTCGCGGCGAACTGGGGGCGCGTGGAGCCGTGGACCTATCCCGAGGGCTTCCACTTCATCAGCCCGTTCACCGACGTCTCGGCGCTGAGCATCCAGAACCAGACCTATCAGATGGGCGAGTCGGGCGAGGCGACGACGCCGCACGACTCCGACGTGGACGCGCTGACGCGCGATCAGCTCAGCGTGTCGCTCGGCGTGAGCGTGCAGTTCCATCTCAACGCCGGCGCGGCGGTGCCGGTGTACCGACTGCTCGGTGAGCAGTACGCGACGAGCGTGATCCATCCGATCGTGCGCACCGCGGTGCGCGATGCCGCGGCGGGCTTCACCGCGATCGAGCTCGTCGACGATCGCACGACGTTCCAGACGCGCATGGAGGCGCTGGTGCACGGCGGCATCCGCTCGCTGCTGCGCAGCCGCGGCATCCGCGAGGACGCGATCCTGATCGACAACGTGCTGCTGCTGAACATCGACCTGCCCGACACGCTCGACGAGGCGATCGCGGACGTGCAGCGCCAGAGGCAGGCGACCGCGCAGCGCCAGCAGGCGCTGATGACCGCGGAGGCCGAGGCGGCGCGGCTGCGTACCGAGGCCGAAGGACAAGCCGCGGCGCAGCTGATCCGCGCGCGCGCCGAGGCCGAGGCGAACCGCACGATCGCCCAGTCGCTCACGCCGCCGGTGCTGCGCCTCCGCGAGATCGAGGCGACGCGCGCGCTGCTCGAGAACCCGGGCTCGCGCGTGATGGTGGTGCCCGCGGGACAGCCGATCTCGCTGCTCACCGGGGTACCGAACGAATGA
- a CDS encoding UvrD-helicase domain-containing protein: MGEPNLELLSDRPALLDALRRADGSRPHAVIEASAGTGKTHTLEHLVIDLLREGTPIERILVVTFTEKATLEMRARIRARIASLVNALSPIENERLRAALLDFDRAPISTIHAFCQRVLAEQAFASGRLLEQQRLDPREAFAKSFRDALRRGLAASAPERPLLEQAIAAMGAAKLEDVLWRWSLERGEVRPRFDAESLVAAIAAMPDAAELEGALGRTLLHSVGHHAVRARARETFATLAPFVTKARAAEPVDAWLPSLLAWANEAPNRAAERNVDYLAIHLGAHPVIGAHVRTLAAHASSALPVLIGRVLPSIVKRLDEDKRKNGRFDFDDMLRLVHEALHGPRGDDVMAALRARYRYALVDEFQDTDPVQWAIFRRVFFDREDGGALVLIGDPKQSIYAFRSADVHTYLGACDEVVAAGGVRVPLVDCYRSTQSMIDGVNLVLREGFFTGPNRYDHPVRCGRPALVAEDATTPAPIVLLHLHADDELRAKPMRFALANAIADEIARLIDGGMQVTDRTRDDGALRALQPSDVFVLTRTGKEAQEVAEALRRKGIPHALSSQEGLFDTREARDVLDVLRALEDPGSRALRLRAWMTPFFAVTQDELDACRALPGDHPFALRIARWTQLARDHRFAALFQAMLDESGLARRLLFLREGERELVNYQHVLEILLARASQGRLALREITTELGELVDTRRKVAGDDEDVQRLESERAAVQLLTMHKSKGLEAEVVFLFGGMTQRPAGAHEPHVFHENGQRIAWIGDPGGDLGARVHEEERHEHERLLYVALTRARSRLYLPYIGPAPARDALPAGTGSTFARLAGAYRVLADRLVQLVDRDELDPALFARSMVKVTGARRRIAIPAPLPAIDATTSISTLTIPALDPPERFTTLRGAARGIEVTSYTRMKAGRARLGLDRTHDDQTAWIEELASDATAAVVPIEADDPLPAGAAFGVFVHEILEHADVQHVLASADRDALLAHDATRALFEASAERNGIDPRVIPPSADLVLRALKTPIRAGTLALPEGLASLTKTVAEMSFLHPIPERAHPLFGDWQTPDRAPLTIERGFVRGVIDLIFEHAGRIYVLDWKTDRLPTYDAASLEAHVAAHYEIQARLYALGVARMLRIASASEHDARFGGIVYCFVRGMKAGKRGPTEGVTFARPSFDTLAEWDRALRDEDAPWGHPLPPRPRVEARS, from the coding sequence GTGGGCGAGCCGAACCTCGAACTGCTCTCCGATCGTCCTGCGCTGCTCGATGCGCTGCGGCGCGCCGACGGGTCGCGTCCTCACGCCGTGATCGAGGCCTCGGCGGGCACCGGGAAGACCCACACGCTCGAGCACCTCGTCATCGATCTGCTGCGCGAGGGAACGCCGATCGAGCGCATCCTCGTCGTGACGTTCACCGAGAAGGCGACGCTCGAGATGCGGGCCCGCATCCGGGCCCGGATCGCGTCGCTGGTGAACGCGCTCTCGCCGATCGAGAACGAGCGACTTCGCGCCGCGCTCCTCGACTTCGATCGCGCACCGATCTCGACCATCCACGCGTTCTGCCAGCGCGTGCTCGCGGAGCAGGCGTTCGCGAGCGGACGATTGTTGGAGCAGCAACGATTGGATCCGCGCGAGGCGTTCGCGAAGAGCTTCCGCGACGCGCTGCGCCGGGGCCTCGCCGCGAGCGCGCCCGAGCGCCCGCTGCTCGAGCAGGCGATCGCGGCGATGGGCGCGGCCAAGCTCGAGGACGTGCTGTGGCGCTGGTCGCTGGAGCGCGGCGAGGTGCGTCCTCGCTTCGACGCGGAGTCGCTGGTCGCGGCGATCGCGGCGATGCCCGATGCGGCGGAGCTCGAGGGCGCGCTCGGTCGCACGCTGCTGCACTCGGTCGGTCATCACGCGGTGCGCGCGCGGGCGCGCGAGACGTTCGCGACGCTCGCGCCCTTCGTGACCAAGGCGCGCGCCGCCGAGCCGGTCGACGCGTGGCTTCCGTCGCTGCTCGCGTGGGCGAACGAGGCGCCGAACCGGGCGGCCGAGCGCAACGTCGACTACCTCGCGATCCATCTCGGCGCGCATCCCGTGATCGGCGCCCACGTGCGCACGCTCGCGGCCCACGCGTCGAGCGCGCTGCCGGTGCTGATCGGGCGCGTGCTGCCGTCGATCGTGAAGCGGCTCGACGAGGACAAGCGCAAGAACGGGCGCTTCGACTTCGACGACATGCTGCGCCTGGTGCACGAGGCGCTGCACGGACCGCGCGGCGACGACGTCATGGCTGCGCTGCGCGCGCGCTATCGCTACGCGCTGGTCGACGAGTTCCAGGACACCGACCCGGTGCAGTGGGCGATCTTCCGCCGCGTCTTCTTCGATCGCGAAGATGGTGGCGCGCTGGTGCTGATCGGCGATCCCAAGCAGTCGATCTACGCGTTCCGCAGCGCCGACGTGCACACGTACCTCGGGGCGTGCGACGAGGTGGTCGCGGCGGGCGGCGTTCGGGTGCCGCTCGTCGACTGTTATCGCTCGACGCAGTCGATGATCGACGGGGTGAACCTCGTGCTGCGCGAGGGCTTCTTCACCGGACCGAATCGCTACGATCATCCGGTGCGCTGCGGTCGTCCCGCGCTGGTCGCCGAGGACGCGACGACGCCCGCGCCGATCGTGCTGCTGCACCTGCACGCCGACGACGAGCTGCGCGCCAAGCCGATGCGCTTCGCGCTCGCGAACGCGATCGCCGACGAGATCGCGCGCCTGATCGACGGCGGCATGCAGGTCACCGATCGCACCCGCGACGACGGCGCGCTCCGCGCGCTGCAGCCGAGCGACGTCTTCGTGCTCACCCGCACCGGCAAGGAAGCGCAGGAGGTCGCGGAGGCGCTGCGCCGCAAAGGGATCCCCCACGCGCTCTCCTCGCAAGAAGGGCTCTTCGACACCCGCGAGGCGCGCGACGTGCTCGACGTGCTGCGCGCGCTCGAAGATCCCGGCTCGCGCGCGCTGCGCCTCCGCGCGTGGATGACGCCCTTCTTCGCGGTGACCCAGGACGAGCTCGATGCGTGCCGCGCATTGCCGGGCGATCACCCATTCGCGCTACGCATCGCGCGCTGGACCCAGCTCGCGCGCGATCACCGCTTCGCCGCGCTGTTCCAAGCGATGCTCGACGAGAGCGGTCTCGCGCGACGCCTGCTCTTCCTGCGCGAGGGCGAGCGCGAGCTGGTGAACTACCAGCACGTGCTCGAGATCCTCCTCGCGCGTGCGAGCCAAGGACGGCTCGCGCTGCGCGAGATCACCACCGAGCTCGGCGAGCTGGTCGACACCCGGCGCAAGGTCGCGGGCGACGACGAGGACGTGCAGCGCCTCGAGAGCGAGCGCGCCGCGGTGCAGCTCCTCACGATGCACAAGAGCAAGGGCCTCGAGGCCGAGGTCGTCTTCCTCTTCGGCGGCATGACCCAGCGGCCCGCGGGCGCCCACGAGCCCCACGTCTTCCACGAGAACGGCCAGCGCATCGCGTGGATCGGCGATCCCGGCGGAGATCTCGGCGCGCGGGTGCACGAAGAAGAACGTCACGAGCACGAACGCCTGCTCTACGTCGCGCTCACCCGCGCGCGCTCGCGGCTCTACCTGCCGTACATCGGGCCCGCGCCCGCGCGCGACGCGCTGCCCGCCGGCACCGGCTCGACGTTCGCGCGGCTCGCCGGCGCGTATCGCGTGCTCGCCGATCGCCTGGTGCAGCTGGTCGATCGTGATGAGCTCGATCCCGCGCTCTTCGCGCGCTCGATGGTGAAGGTCACCGGCGCGCGCCGCCGCATCGCGATCCCCGCGCCGCTGCCCGCGATCGACGCGACCACGTCGATCTCGACGCTCACGATCCCCGCGCTCGATCCGCCCGAGCGGTTCACGACGCTGCGCGGTGCGGCCCGCGGCATCGAGGTCACGTCGTACACCCGCATGAAGGCGGGCCGCGCGCGCCTCGGTCTCGATCGCACCCACGACGATCAGACCGCGTGGATCGAAGAGCTCGCGAGCGATGCGACCGCCGCGGTGGTGCCGATCGAGGCCGACGATCCGCTGCCCGCGGGCGCGGCGTTCGGCGTGTTCGTGCACGAGATCCTCGAGCACGCCGACGTCCAGCACGTGCTCGCGAGCGCGGATCGCGACGCGCTGCTCGCCCACGACGCGACGCGCGCGCTCTTCGAGGCATCGGCCGAGCGCAACGGCATCGATCCCCGGGTGATCCCGCCGAGCGCCGATCTCGTGCTGCGCGCGCTCAAGACCCCGATCCGCGCCGGCACGCTCGCGCTCCCCGAGGGCCTCGCGTCGCTCACCAAGACGGTCGCCGAGATGTCGTTCCTCCATCCGATCCCCGAGCGCGCGCACCCGCTCTTCGGCGACTGGCAGACCCCCGATCGCGCGCCGCTCACGATCGAGCGCGGCTTCGTGCGCGGTGTGATCGATCTGATCTTCGAGCACGCGGGCCGCATCTACGTGCTCGACTGGAAGACCGATCGACTGCCCACCTACGACGCGGCGTCGCTCGAGGCGCACGTCGCCGCGCACTACGAGATCCAGGCGCGCCTCTACGCGCTGGGCGTCGCGCGGATGCTGCGCATCGCGAGCGCGAGCGAGCACGACGCGCGCTTCGGCGGCATCGTCTACTGCTTCGTGCGCGGCATGAAGGCGGGCAAGCGCGGCCCCACCGAGGGCGTGACCTTCGCGCGACCGAGCTTCGACACGCTCGCGGAGTGGGATCGCGCGCTGCGCGACGAGGACGCGCCGTGGGGTCATCCGCTTCCGCCTCGACCGCGCGTGGAGGCACGCTCGTGA
- a CDS encoding NADPH-dependent FMN reductase, which translates to MKRVIAISGSVRAVSSTTALLRAVAHVARDHDVRVTFYEGIRELPWFDPDVEGDDAADSVKQMRATLRECDAVLFSTPEYAHGVPGVLKNALDWLVGSGELYGKPVAVLNASNRAKLAHESLIESLTVMGATIVVDAAMTVPLAGKALDEGALASDPDVAPVLDRVVLALRG; encoded by the coding sequence ATGAAGCGCGTGATCGCGATCTCCGGCAGCGTACGCGCGGTCTCGTCGACGACGGCGCTCCTCCGCGCGGTGGCGCACGTCGCGCGTGATCACGACGTGCGCGTCACGTTCTACGAGGGAATCCGCGAATTGCCGTGGTTCGATCCCGACGTCGAAGGCGACGACGCGGCGGATTCGGTGAAGCAGATGCGCGCGACGCTGCGCGAGTGCGACGCGGTGCTCTTCTCCACGCCGGAGTACGCGCACGGCGTGCCCGGCGTGCTCAAGAACGCGCTCGACTGGCTGGTCGGCAGCGGCGAGCTCTATGGCAAGCCGGTCGCCGTGCTCAACGCGTCGAACCGCGCGAAGCTCGCGCACGAGTCGCTGATCGAGTCGCTCACGGTGATGGGCGCGACGATCGTGGTCGACGCCGCGATGACGGTGCCGCTCGCGGGCAAGGCGCTCGACGAGGGCGCGCTCGCGAGCGATCCCGACGTCGCGCCGGTGCTCGATCGCGTCGTGCTCGCGCTACGCGGGTGA